The following coding sequences lie in one Phycicoccus duodecadis genomic window:
- the wecB gene encoding non-hydrolyzing UDP-N-acetylglucosamine 2-epimerase, with product MRVLSVVGARPQFVKLAPIAHAMAAAGHEHVIVHTGQHYDAKMSDVFFADLRIPAPDVHLGVGSGTHGVQTGAMLSALDAVLLEHRPDWVLVYGDTNSTIAGALSAVKLHLPLAHLEAGLRSFNRRMPEEHNRVLTDHAADLCLAPTEVARGHLAAEGLAARTVVTGDVMTDVCLATAATVLADEPAPPAGLASGEFVLSTIHRADNTDDPQRLRAIVEGLAALPYPVVLTAHPRLVAKAAEHGIDLAQGSVHPVEPLEYPAMVAALGQARAVVTDSGGLQKEAFLLRTPCTTVRTETEWTETVDLGWNVLVTDLSTLTAVVDRPAPEPPDAAPYGDGHAAEAAVRALEEHLPR from the coding sequence ATGAGAGTGCTGTCCGTCGTCGGGGCCCGCCCCCAGTTCGTCAAGCTCGCGCCCATCGCGCACGCCATGGCCGCGGCGGGCCACGAGCACGTCATCGTGCACACCGGGCAGCACTACGACGCCAAGATGTCCGACGTCTTCTTCGCCGACCTGCGCATCCCGGCGCCCGACGTGCACCTGGGCGTCGGCTCCGGCACGCACGGGGTGCAGACCGGCGCGATGCTCTCGGCCCTCGACGCCGTCCTGCTCGAGCACCGCCCCGACTGGGTGCTGGTGTACGGCGACACCAACAGCACCATCGCCGGGGCGCTCTCGGCGGTGAAGCTGCACCTGCCGCTCGCCCACCTCGAGGCGGGGCTGCGCTCGTTCAACCGGCGGATGCCGGAGGAGCACAACCGGGTCCTCACCGACCACGCCGCCGACCTGTGCCTGGCCCCCACCGAGGTCGCGCGCGGGCACCTGGCCGCCGAGGGCCTGGCCGCGCGCACCGTCGTCACCGGGGATGTGATGACCGACGTCTGCCTCGCCACCGCGGCCACCGTCCTGGCCGACGAGCCCGCGCCGCCGGCGGGCCTGGCGTCCGGCGAGTTCGTGCTCTCGACCATCCACCGGGCCGACAACACCGACGACCCGCAGCGGCTGCGGGCCATCGTCGAGGGCCTGGCCGCCCTCCCCTACCCCGTCGTGCTCACCGCGCACCCGCGCCTGGTCGCCAAGGCCGCCGAGCACGGCATCGACCTGGCCCAGGGGTCGGTGCACCCGGTCGAGCCGCTCGAGTACCCCGCGATGGTGGCCGCCCTCGGCCAGGCCCGCGCGGTCGTCACCGACTCCGGCGGCCTGCAGAAGGAGGCCTTCCTGCTGCGCACGCCGTGCACGACGGTGCGCACCGAGACCGAGTGGACCGAGACCGTCGACCTCGGCTGGAACGTCCTGGTCACCGACCTCTCCACCCTCACCGCGGTGGTCGACCGGCCCGCGCCCGAGCCCCCCGACGCCGCTCCGTACGGCGACGGCCACGCGGCCGAGGCGGCCGTGCGCGCCCTCGAGGAGCACCTGCCCCGCTGA
- a CDS encoding DegT/DnrJ/EryC1/StrS family aminotransferase, translating into MTEFIPPAKPLIGDEERAAVDRVLRSGMLAQGPEVKAFEEEFSAHFGLGRACVAVNSGTSGQHLGLLSSGVKAGDEVIVPSFTFAATANSVALTGATPIFADIDADDFCLSPEAIEASITERTVGVMPVHLYGHPAKMDRIMAIAEKHGIQVFEDAAQAHGAKLGGTPVGAFGTFAMFSLYPTKNMTSGEGGMVSVANAEIERNMRLYRNQGMEKQYHNEVVGLNNRMTDIHAAIGRVQLTKVGGWTAQRQQNAAFLSANLEGVTVPPVAPGAEHVYHQYTVRVASDRDGLAAALREEYNIGSGMFYPVPNHRLAPFQVDVDLPETERAARECLSLPVHPSLSQGDLERIVEAVNALAKAGA; encoded by the coding sequence GTGACCGAGTTCATCCCCCCTGCAAAGCCGCTCATCGGCGACGAGGAGCGAGCCGCGGTCGACCGCGTCTTGCGGAGCGGGATGCTCGCGCAGGGCCCGGAGGTCAAGGCCTTCGAGGAGGAGTTCTCCGCGCACTTCGGGCTGGGGCGCGCCTGCGTCGCGGTCAACTCCGGCACCTCGGGCCAGCACCTCGGCCTGCTGTCCAGCGGGGTCAAGGCCGGCGACGAGGTCATCGTCCCGTCCTTCACCTTCGCGGCCACCGCCAACTCGGTGGCGCTCACCGGCGCGACGCCCATCTTCGCCGACATCGACGCCGACGACTTCTGCCTCTCGCCCGAGGCCATCGAGGCCTCCATCACCGAGCGCACCGTGGGCGTCATGCCGGTGCACCTCTACGGGCACCCGGCCAAGATGGACCGCATCATGGCCATCGCCGAGAAGCACGGCATCCAGGTCTTCGAGGACGCCGCCCAGGCGCACGGCGCCAAGCTGGGCGGCACCCCGGTGGGCGCCTTCGGCACCTTCGCGATGTTCTCGCTCTACCCCACGAAGAACATGACCTCCGGTGAGGGCGGCATGGTCTCGGTGGCGAACGCCGAGATCGAGCGCAACATGCGCCTCTACCGCAACCAGGGCATGGAGAAGCAGTACCACAACGAGGTCGTCGGCCTGAACAACCGCATGACCGACATCCACGCCGCCATCGGCCGCGTGCAGCTGACCAAGGTCGGCGGCTGGACCGCCCAGCGCCAGCAGAACGCGGCGTTCCTCTCGGCGAACCTCGAGGGCGTCACCGTGCCCCCGGTCGCCCCGGGTGCCGAGCACGTCTACCACCAGTACACGGTGCGGGTGGCGAGCGACCGCGACGGCCTGGCCGCCGCGCTGCGCGAGGAGTACAACATCGGCTCCGGCATGTTCTACCCCGTCCCCAACCACCGGCTCGCCCCCTTCCAGGTCGACGTCGACCTGCCCGAGACCGAGCGCGCCGCCCGCGAGTGCCTCTCGCTGCCGGTGCACCCGTCGCTCAGCCAGGGCGACCTCGAGCGCATCGTGGAGGCCGTCAACGCGCTCGCGAAGGCCGGGGCCTGA
- a CDS encoding class I SAM-dependent methyltransferase, which translates to MSHTTGAGREAFTATEARTYWDRRHAESDDLASGGNISMSRAENAMFYAVRTARLLEVLGTQSDPASPLRVLDAGCGQGHFSRAIASFGHRVDGIDTSEVAVAGCRAAAGPLESYAVSALQDWSPSHLYDVVVSIDVLYHLMDDREWEASVRHLASLVRLGGRIGLVDHQADADRAWSHYQKTRAASRYRAVLEECGMTVERFVRNDFRDDPAGMHVAVRVA; encoded by the coding sequence GTGAGCCACACCACGGGTGCCGGCCGGGAGGCGTTCACCGCCACCGAGGCCCGGACGTACTGGGACCGGCGACACGCGGAGAGCGACGACCTGGCCTCGGGCGGCAACATCAGCATGTCCCGCGCCGAGAACGCCATGTTCTACGCCGTCCGCACCGCTCGCCTGCTCGAGGTGCTGGGCACCCAGTCCGACCCCGCGTCGCCCCTCCGGGTGCTCGACGCGGGCTGCGGGCAGGGCCACTTCTCGCGCGCCATCGCCTCGTTCGGGCACCGCGTCGACGGCATTGACACCAGCGAGGTCGCCGTGGCCGGCTGCCGGGCGGCCGCCGGCCCGCTCGAGTCCTACGCCGTCTCGGCCCTGCAGGACTGGTCGCCGAGCCACCTGTACGACGTCGTCGTCAGCATCGACGTGCTCTACCACCTGATGGACGACCGGGAGTGGGAGGCCAGCGTCCGCCACCTCGCCTCCCTCGTGCGCCTGGGCGGCCGGATCGGCCTCGTCGACCACCAGGCCGACGCCGACCGGGCGTGGAGCCACTACCAGAAGACCCGGGCCGCCAGCCGGTACCGGGCCGTGCTCGAGGAGTGTGGGATGACCGTGGAACGGTTCGTGCGCAACGACTTCCGGGATGACCCGGCCGGGATGCACGTCGCGGTGAGGGTCGCCTGA
- a CDS encoding ABC transporter ATP-binding protein: MSSLSASDLSVKVEDLSVTYRTTFERVPTLKNAVTRLGRGQRAVREIHALQHVSFDVPDGTALGIIGNNGAGKSTLMRALSGILPPTEGRIEVNGRVSPLLSLGVGFNANLSGRENIVLGGLASGLSRKEVQDRADEVTAFADLEEFIDAPMRTYSSGMYSRLAFSVAVHMDPDILMIDEALSAGDANFKTKAAAKMAELRENARAMFLVSHSLASIQQLCNDVIWLHKGKLMMRGTPDDVIAEYTRFVNVGSSAVILEDL, translated from the coding sequence GTGAGTTCGCTGTCCGCATCTGACCTCTCGGTCAAGGTCGAGGACCTCTCGGTCACCTACCGCACCACGTTCGAGCGGGTCCCGACCCTCAAGAACGCCGTGACGCGGCTGGGCCGGGGCCAACGCGCGGTCCGCGAGATCCACGCCCTGCAGCACGTCTCGTTCGACGTGCCCGACGGCACCGCGCTCGGGATCATCGGCAACAACGGCGCCGGCAAGTCCACCCTGATGCGCGCGCTCTCGGGCATCCTGCCCCCCACCGAGGGGCGCATCGAGGTCAACGGCCGGGTCAGCCCCCTGCTCTCGCTGGGGGTCGGCTTCAACGCCAACCTCAGCGGCCGCGAGAACATCGTGCTCGGCGGCCTCGCGAGCGGGCTGTCGCGCAAGGAGGTCCAGGACCGCGCCGACGAGGTCACGGCCTTCGCCGACCTCGAGGAGTTCATCGACGCCCCGATGCGCACGTACTCCTCCGGGATGTACAGCCGCCTGGCGTTCTCGGTGGCGGTGCACATGGACCCCGACATCCTGATGATCGACGAGGCCCTCTCGGCCGGCGACGCGAACTTCAAGACCAAGGCCGCCGCCAAGATGGCCGAGCTGCGTGAGAACGCGCGGGCGATGTTCCTCGTCAGCCACTCGCTCGCCTCCATCCAGCAGCTGTGCAACGACGTCATCTGGCTGCACAAGGGCAAGCTGATGATGCGCGGCACCCCCGACGACGTCATCGCCGAGTACACCAGGTTCGTCAACGTCGGCAGCTCCGCGGTCATCCTCGAGGACCTCTGA
- a CDS encoding Gfo/Idh/MocA family protein yields MADLRAGLIGLGMMGRHHARVLGSLPGVELVAVADPGGDVHGVSGGRPVEESIEALIGHGLDYCMVAVPTIYHEQIGLALAEAGVHTMIEKPLAQDTASSQALAEAFETKGLVGAVGHIERYNPALQQARARIEAGDLGEIYQVVTRRQGPFPARIADVGVVKDLGTHDIDLTAWVTQQEFTSVAARTTHRSGREFEDMVSVVGQLSKGAITNHLVNWLSPFKERVTVITGSKGSFVADTLTADLTFHANGEIESSWDAIAKFRGVSEGDVVRFAISKPEPLRTEHEQFRDAVLGKDADIVTMTQGMRTVKVAEACIESSATGTVVTV; encoded by the coding sequence ATGGCCGACCTGCGCGCGGGCCTCATCGGCCTCGGGATGATGGGGCGCCACCACGCCCGGGTCCTCGGCAGCCTGCCGGGCGTCGAGCTCGTCGCGGTCGCCGACCCGGGCGGCGACGTCCACGGCGTCTCCGGCGGCCGGCCCGTCGAGGAGAGCATCGAGGCCCTCATCGGGCACGGGCTCGACTACTGCATGGTCGCGGTCCCCACGATCTACCACGAGCAGATCGGCCTGGCCCTGGCCGAGGCCGGCGTGCACACCATGATCGAGAAGCCGCTGGCCCAGGACACCGCCTCGTCGCAGGCGCTGGCCGAGGCGTTCGAGACGAAGGGCCTGGTCGGCGCGGTCGGCCACATCGAGCGCTACAACCCGGCGCTGCAGCAGGCGCGGGCGCGCATCGAGGCCGGCGACCTCGGCGAGATCTACCAGGTCGTCACCCGGCGCCAGGGCCCGTTCCCGGCGCGGATCGCCGACGTGGGCGTGGTCAAGGACCTCGGCACCCACGACATCGACCTCACCGCCTGGGTGACCCAGCAGGAGTTCACCTCGGTCGCGGCCCGCACCACGCACCGCTCCGGCCGCGAGTTCGAGGACATGGTCTCGGTGGTCGGCCAGCTCTCGAAGGGCGCCATCACCAACCACCTCGTGAACTGGCTCTCGCCGTTCAAGGAGCGCGTCACGGTCATCACCGGCAGCAAGGGCTCGTTCGTCGCCGACACCCTCACCGCCGACCTCACCTTCCACGCCAACGGCGAGATCGAGTCCTCGTGGGACGCCATCGCGAAGTTCCGCGGCGTCTCCGAGGGTGACGTCGTCCGCTTCGCCATCAGCAAGCCCGAGCCGCTGCGCACCGAGCACGAGCAGTTCCGCGACGCCGTGCTGGGCAAGGACGCCGACATCGTCACGATGACCCAGGGCATGCGCACCGTGAAGGTCGCCGAGGCCTGCATCGAGTCCTCCGCCACCGGCACCGTCGTCACCGTCTGA
- a CDS encoding ABC transporter permease has protein sequence MSSEQVVHDREVENEFTTTHHVYVPHRGGLPPVVPYLRELWRRKEFATELSRATMRGANTTTFFGQLWLVINPLLLAGVYFLLVFILAGGHKGMDFFAQLCAGLFIFYFVAGSMSSGASSVVGGGKLLLNTAFPRLLMPFSAVRTAFFRYLPTLVVLFVFELIAGTRFGWGTLAALPFLFLIIVFALGVGSFFATVQVYFRDTTSFLPYFNRIWLYLSPILWTIDDVPARFQKHIEVVSYLNPLYSLIGGYLEALQHNTVPSLTTWLLAIFWAGLSMAVGSFYFMSREREFAVRI, from the coding sequence ATGTCCAGCGAGCAGGTGGTCCACGACCGCGAGGTCGAGAACGAGTTCACCACCACTCACCACGTGTACGTCCCGCACCGCGGAGGGCTGCCCCCCGTCGTCCCGTACCTGCGTGAGCTGTGGCGGCGCAAGGAGTTCGCGACCGAGCTCTCCCGGGCGACCATGCGCGGCGCCAACACCACGACCTTCTTCGGTCAGCTGTGGCTCGTCATCAACCCGCTGCTCCTCGCGGGGGTCTACTTCCTGCTCGTGTTCATCCTGGCCGGCGGCCACAAGGGCATGGACTTCTTCGCCCAGCTCTGCGCCGGGCTGTTCATCTTCTACTTCGTCGCGGGGTCGATGAGCTCGGGGGCGTCCTCCGTCGTCGGCGGCGGCAAGCTGCTGCTCAACACCGCCTTCCCCCGCCTGCTGATGCCGTTCTCCGCCGTGCGCACCGCGTTCTTCCGGTACCTGCCGACCCTGGTGGTGCTGTTCGTCTTCGAGCTCATCGCCGGGACCAGGTTCGGCTGGGGCACGCTCGCGGCGCTGCCGTTCCTGTTCCTCATCATCGTGTTCGCCCTCGGCGTCGGCTCGTTCTTCGCCACCGTGCAGGTCTACTTCCGCGACACCACGAGCTTCCTGCCGTACTTCAACCGCATCTGGCTCTACCTCTCGCCGATCCTGTGGACCATCGACGACGTCCCCGCCCGCTTCCAGAAGCACATCGAGGTCGTGTCGTACCTGAACCCGCTGTACAGCCTCATCGGCGGCTACCTCGAGGCCCTGCAGCACAACACCGTCCCGAGCCTGACCACCTGGCTCCTCGCCATCTTCTGGGCGGGGCTCTCGATGGCCGTCGGCTCGTTCTACTTCATGTCGAGGGAGCGTGAGTTCGCTGTCCGCATCTGA
- a CDS encoding nucleotide sugar dehydrogenase, translating to MKICVVALGKIGLPLAAQFAQKGHEVVGVDVNPATVEAVNAGREPFPGEAHLQEYLSELVPAGRLRATTDYADAVPGADAIVLVVPLFVDEEGTPDFGWMDSATRSLAQHLTPGTLVSYETTLPVGTTRGRWKPMIEEISGLTEGQDFHLVFSPERVLTGRVFEDLRKYPKLVGGLSAAGAQKATDFYEAVLDFDDRPDLPRANGVWDLGSAEASELAKLAETTYRDVNIGLANQFARFADAQGIDIHSVIDASNSQPFSHIHRPGIAVGGHCIPIYPRLYLHTDPDATVVSAARAANKQMPDYTIGLLEGAHGSLDGQRVVVLGAAYRGGVKETAFSGVFDTVTALTARGALALVHDPMFDDAELEALGLTPYHLGEPADAAVVQADHAEYRDLRPSDLPGVRSLVDGRRLTSASDWEGVTHRTVGVAAGSTAP from the coding sequence GTGAAGATCTGCGTTGTCGCGCTCGGCAAGATCGGGCTGCCCCTGGCGGCCCAGTTCGCCCAGAAGGGCCACGAGGTGGTGGGGGTCGACGTCAACCCCGCCACCGTCGAGGCCGTCAACGCCGGCCGCGAGCCGTTCCCGGGCGAGGCGCACCTGCAGGAGTACCTGAGCGAGCTCGTCCCGGCCGGTCGGCTGCGCGCCACCACCGACTACGCCGACGCCGTGCCCGGCGCCGACGCCATCGTGCTGGTCGTGCCCCTGTTCGTCGACGAGGAGGGCACCCCCGACTTCGGCTGGATGGACTCCGCCACCCGCAGCCTGGCGCAGCACCTCACGCCGGGCACCCTGGTGTCGTACGAGACCACGCTGCCGGTCGGCACCACGCGGGGGCGCTGGAAGCCGATGATCGAGGAGATCTCCGGGCTCACCGAGGGGCAGGACTTCCACCTGGTCTTCAGCCCCGAGCGCGTGCTCACCGGCCGGGTCTTCGAGGACCTGCGCAAGTACCCCAAGCTGGTCGGCGGCCTCTCGGCGGCCGGCGCGCAGAAGGCCACCGACTTCTACGAGGCCGTCCTCGACTTCGACGACCGTCCCGACCTGCCGCGGGCCAACGGCGTCTGGGACCTCGGCAGCGCCGAGGCCAGCGAGCTCGCGAAGCTGGCCGAGACCACCTACCGCGACGTCAACATCGGCCTCGCGAACCAGTTCGCCCGCTTCGCCGACGCCCAGGGCATCGACATCCACTCGGTCATCGACGCCAGCAACTCCCAGCCCTTCAGCCACATCCACCGGCCGGGTATCGCGGTCGGCGGCCACTGCATCCCGATCTACCCGCGGCTCTACCTGCACACCGACCCCGACGCCACCGTCGTCAGCGCGGCCCGCGCGGCCAACAAGCAGATGCCCGACTACACCATCGGCCTGCTCGAGGGCGCGCACGGCTCCCTCGACGGCCAGCGGGTGGTCGTGCTCGGGGCCGCCTACCGCGGCGGGGTCAAGGAGACGGCCTTCTCGGGCGTCTTCGACACGGTCACCGCCCTCACCGCCCGGGGCGCGCTCGCCCTGGTGCACGACCCGATGTTCGACGACGCCGAGCTCGAGGCCCTCGGCCTGACGCCGTACCACCTCGGGGAGCCCGCCGACGCCGCCGTGGTCCAGGCCGACCACGCCGAGTACCGCGACCTGCGCCCGAGCGACCTGCCGGGGGTGCGCAGCCTGGTCGACGGGCGCCGCCTCACCTCGGCCTCCGACTGGGAGGGTG
- a CDS encoding glycosyltransferase yields MGSPPDVSVVTSGHDVADARLHRLVAAFRRRGLSVEVLGLGDPADGPEGAHVTTRPRGRVWARPLTAVVSAARARGRVVVALDPDALVAVTAIGRARRRAVVADVHEDYGALLRDRAWATGVTGALAGALVAVAGRAARAGDLVLVADEHVPPRSARHRLVVRNLPDLSMLPGPSEPDEQPRALYVGDVRASRGLWAMLDALAGAPGWTLDVVGPVAAADAAQLAARLERDDLAGRVRLHGRRPPAEAWRWARGAWCGLVLLEDTPAFRDAVPSKLYEYLACGLPVVVTDLPRQAAIVREAGVGEVVPSGPGAGAATARVLTAWAADPSRHREVGAAARARQETQQHADPYAAAADAVAELVRRG; encoded by the coding sequence GTGGGGTCACCGCCCGACGTCAGTGTCGTCACGAGCGGCCACGACGTCGCCGACGCCCGCCTGCACCGGCTCGTCGCCGCCTTCCGGCGGCGGGGGCTCTCGGTCGAGGTCCTCGGGCTGGGTGACCCCGCCGACGGGCCGGAGGGGGCCCATGTCACCACCCGCCCCCGGGGCCGCGTCTGGGCCCGGCCCCTCACCGCGGTGGTGTCGGCCGCCCGGGCCCGCGGGAGGGTCGTGGTCGCTCTCGACCCCGACGCCCTCGTGGCCGTCACGGCCATCGGCCGCGCCCGCCGGCGCGCCGTCGTCGCCGACGTGCACGAGGACTACGGCGCCCTGCTGCGCGACCGCGCCTGGGCCACCGGCGTCACCGGCGCCCTGGCGGGGGCGCTCGTGGCCGTCGCGGGGCGCGCCGCGCGGGCCGGCGACCTGGTGCTGGTCGCCGACGAGCACGTGCCGCCGCGCTCCGCGCGGCATCGGCTGGTGGTGCGCAACCTGCCCGACCTCTCGATGCTGCCCGGTCCCTCCGAGCCCGACGAGCAGCCCCGCGCGCTCTACGTCGGCGACGTGCGGGCCAGCCGCGGGCTGTGGGCGATGCTCGACGCGCTGGCCGGTGCCCCCGGCTGGACCCTCGACGTCGTCGGCCCGGTGGCGGCCGCCGACGCCGCGCAGCTCGCGGCCCGGCTGGAGCGCGACGACCTGGCCGGGCGCGTGAGGCTGCACGGCCGTCGCCCGCCGGCCGAGGCGTGGCGCTGGGCGCGGGGGGCGTGGTGCGGCCTGGTGCTGCTCGAGGACACCCCGGCCTTCCGCGACGCGGTCCCCAGCAAGCTCTACGAGTACCTCGCGTGCGGGCTGCCGGTCGTGGTCACCGACCTGCCCCGGCAGGCGGCCATCGTGCGGGAGGCCGGGGTGGGCGAGGTCGTCCCGAGCGGCCCCGGCGCCGGCGCCGCGACCGCGCGCGTGCTCACGGCCTGGGCCGCCGACCCGTCGCGGCACCGCGAGGTCGGTGCGGCCGCGCGGGCCCGCCAGGAGACCCAGCAGCACGCCGACCCGTACGCCGCCGCGGCCGATGCCGTGGCCGAGCTCGTGCGACGGGGCTGA
- a CDS encoding glycosyltransferase, with product MYRALATTNALAAAGFRVTVLTATRETFLRYTGADTSLEDRVDPSIEVVRVPFEWPVLETDLRRWGAGRAFFPRLWQKYRKRLDVKDFPEVGYGPWKGPLEDAARALHADDPVDLVVASANPNVDFTVAEYLHRTAGVPYVMDYRDAWTLDVFTGEQLHPDDSRVAELERTYVEGAREVWFVNEPIRAWHQQRYPAAADRMHVVANGYDPEFAPRARLEPPPAERPLTFGYIGTVSPKVPLEPFAEGWSLARGRTPELAGARAQIWGYLGFYATPSPALQRIVDAHADSGLEYAGPLPKQEVRGAYDTFDALLLILGKGRYVTSGKVFEYTASALPIVSVHDPGNAASDILRDYPLWFPVADLEPTSVAAAVEAAAHAARHATPGQRAACAEFARGYSRDLQLRPRMGALAAGLGHRVDEGVPS from the coding sequence GTGTACCGCGCACTGGCGACCACGAACGCGCTGGCGGCCGCGGGGTTCCGGGTCACCGTGCTCACCGCGACCCGTGAGACCTTCCTGCGCTACACCGGCGCCGACACCTCGCTCGAGGACCGCGTCGACCCCTCCATCGAGGTGGTCCGCGTGCCCTTCGAGTGGCCGGTGCTCGAGACCGACCTGCGCCGCTGGGGCGCCGGCCGCGCGTTCTTCCCCCGGCTGTGGCAGAAGTACCGCAAGCGGCTCGACGTCAAGGACTTCCCGGAGGTGGGGTACGGCCCCTGGAAGGGCCCCCTCGAGGACGCCGCCCGGGCGCTGCACGCCGACGACCCGGTCGACCTGGTCGTCGCGTCGGCCAACCCCAACGTCGACTTCACGGTGGCCGAGTACCTGCACCGCACCGCCGGTGTCCCGTACGTCATGGACTACCGCGACGCCTGGACCCTCGACGTGTTCACCGGCGAGCAGCTGCACCCCGACGACTCCCGGGTCGCCGAGCTCGAGCGCACCTACGTCGAGGGCGCCCGCGAGGTCTGGTTCGTCAACGAGCCCATCCGGGCCTGGCACCAGCAGCGCTACCCCGCCGCGGCCGACCGGATGCACGTGGTCGCCAACGGCTACGACCCCGAGTTCGCGCCCCGGGCCCGGCTCGAGCCGCCTCCGGCCGAGCGCCCCCTGACCTTCGGCTACATCGGCACCGTCAGCCCCAAGGTGCCCCTGGAGCCCTTCGCCGAGGGCTGGTCCCTGGCCCGGGGCCGCACCCCGGAGCTCGCGGGGGCCCGCGCGCAGATCTGGGGCTACCTGGGCTTCTACGCCACGCCCAGCCCGGCCCTCCAGCGCATCGTCGACGCCCACGCCGACAGCGGCCTCGAGTACGCCGGGCCCCTCCCCAAGCAGGAGGTGCGCGGCGCCTACGACACCTTCGACGCCCTGCTGCTCATCCTGGGCAAGGGCCGCTACGTCACCAGCGGCAAGGTGTTCGAGTACACCGCCAGCGCGCTGCCCATCGTGTCGGTGCACGACCCCGGCAACGCGGCCTCCGACATCCTGCGCGACTACCCGCTGTGGTTCCCCGTGGCCGACCTCGAGCCCACGTCCGTCGCGGCCGCCGTCGAGGCCGCGGCCCACGCCGCCCGTCACGCCACGCCCGGACAGCGGGCGGCCTGCGCGGAGTTCGCCCGCGGCTACTCGCGCGACCTCCAGCTCCGCCCCCGGATGGGGGCCCTGGCCGCCGGGCTCGGCCACCGCGTCGACGAGGGGGTGCCGTCGTGA
- a CDS encoding acyltransferase, whose translation MATRVQDSADVSPEATLGDGTSVWHLAQVREGAVLGENCIVGRGAYVGTGVTMGDNCKLQNYALVYEPAVLEDGVFVGPAVVFTNDHYPRSVAPDGSLKRGDDWEAVGVTCKEGSSIGARAVCVAPVTIGRWAMVAAGSVVVKDVPDFALVAGVPARRLRWVGRAGVPLEPSGEGRWVCPKTGETYTEDDDRLMEAAP comes from the coding sequence ATGGCAACCAGGGTCCAGGACAGCGCGGACGTCTCGCCGGAGGCGACCCTCGGCGACGGGACGTCGGTCTGGCACCTCGCGCAGGTCCGCGAGGGAGCCGTCCTCGGTGAGAACTGCATCGTCGGCCGCGGCGCCTACGTCGGTACCGGGGTGACGATGGGCGACAACTGCAAGCTGCAGAACTACGCCCTGGTCTACGAGCCGGCCGTCCTCGAGGACGGCGTGTTCGTCGGGCCGGCCGTGGTCTTCACCAACGACCACTACCCGCGCTCGGTGGCTCCCGACGGCAGCCTGAAGCGCGGCGACGACTGGGAGGCCGTGGGCGTCACCTGCAAGGAGGGCTCCTCGATCGGGGCCCGCGCGGTGTGCGTGGCCCCCGTGACCATCGGCCGCTGGGCGATGGTGGCGGCCGGTTCGGTGGTCGTGAAGGACGTCCCCGACTTCGCCCTCGTCGCCGGTGTCCCGGCCCGGCGGCTACGATGGGTCGGCCGCGCCGGCGTGCCCCTGGAACCGTCGGGCGAAGGCCGCTGGGTCTGTCCGAAGACCGGCGAGACCTACACCGAAGACGACGACCGCCTGATGGAGGCTGCACCGTGA